CCCATTCGAAAAGCCGCAGCACCCAGCGCCGGCGATGCTCTTTCGTTTTCGGCTTCACGGCGCCTCTTACCCCCCGCGCATGACGGTCGCCATGTTCCACATGGGCAGAAACACGCCGAGCGCGAGCACGAGCACCATGGCGCCGATGACAACGATCAGAATCGGCTCGATGGCGCTGGACAGGCGGCTGATATCGTAATCGATTTCCCGCGCGTAGAAATCGCCGACTTCCAGCAGCATCGTGTCCACCGATCCGGTTTCCTCGCCGACGGACAGCATCTGAAGCACCAGCGGGGTGAACATTTCACTGGCGGCGGCGCTGCGGGTCAGGGTGTCGCCGCGCTCCACGCCGCGTCGCAGCTTGTCCAGGCGCGTGGCCACGAACTGGTTGCCCACCGCCCGGGCGGTCAGGCCCAGGGCCTGGATCAGCGGAACCCCGGCGCCGAAGGCCATGGCGAATCCACGGGCGAATCGCACCAGGGTGGCCCGGTGGATGATGCCGCCGACCACCGGGATGCGCAGTTTGAAGCGATCCCAGATCAATCGGCCCGACTCGGTGGCGACCCAGGCCCGCCAGGCGAAAAAACCCGCCACCAGGGCGATGAGGATCGCCCACCACCACGAAACGGCAAAGTTGGAGACGCCGAGGATGATCCGGGTCGGCAGGGGCAGTTGGGCGCCCTGTGCCGTGAACAGTTTCTCGAAAGCCGGGATGACGAAAAGCGTGATGATCGTGATCGCCACGGCAATCGCCACGAGAACGAAGCTGGGGTAGCGCAGGGCCGACTTGATCTGGTCGGCGGTCTGTTTCTCCCGTGCCAGGTAGCTGGCGACCTCGTCGAAGGACCGATCGAGCCTTCCGCTGCTCTCGCCCACCCGGATCATGTTGATCACCAGGGGTGGAAAGACATCGGGGTGACGCTGCAGGGCCCCGGTCAGATCCCGGCCGGCTTCCAGATCTTCCTGAATCGCCGCGAGCGTATCCACCATGACCGGTTTGCTGGCCGAGTCCTCCAGGCCCCGCAGGGCGCGCAGCAGAGGCACGCCGGCCTTGGCCAGGCTGTACATCTGACGGCAGAACAGGATCAGGTCGTCGATATTGACGCGCTGGCCGCCCAATTGCCATTTCCGGGCCGAAGCATCGGCGGAGACATTGGCCTCCTCGGCAATCCGCAGGGGGACCGAGCCGCCCGCCGTGAGTTGCGTGGCCACTGCGGCGGCGCTGGCCGCCTCCATGGCGCCCTCGACCATCGCGCCGGCGGCGCTGCGTGCATGGTACCTAAACCGCGGCATGGACCTTCTCCTCGGCGTCGGCAATCGTCATGTCCGTGGATTTTTCGGGCTCATCGATCTGCCCGGCGAGGCGCATCACCTCTTCCATACTGGTGAGTCCCTGGCAGGCGTATTCGAAAGCCGCCATGGCAAGGGGTTTGAACCCCTTCTGGCCTCGGGCGTCCCGGACGAAATCCGCGCTGTCGCCATGGCGCAGCGCATCGGCCAGGGGGGTGTCGATGCGCAGCAGTTCGAAAACCCCGATCCGGCCGTAATAGCCCGTGTTGTGGCAGCGGGGGCAGCCGGCGCCGCGTTTGAAGGAGAATTCCCGTGCCTCGGGCCCCACCATGGCTTCCACCCAGTTGCGCTGCCGGAGATCGAGGGGGGCCTTTTCCTCACAGCGTTCGCAGATGCGGCGCACCAGGCGCTGGGCCAGGATGCCCAACAGGGAGCTGCCCACCACGAACCCTTCGGCGCCCATGTCGATCAGTCGCAGGGCGGTGCTCACGGCATCGTTGGTGTGCAGGGTGGAGAGCACCAGGTGGCCGGTCATGGCCGCGCGCAGGCCGATCTCGGCGGTCTCCTGGTCGCGCATTTCACCGATCATGACGATATCAGGGTCCTGCCGCAATGCGGACCGCAACACGCGGGCGAAGGTCAGATCGATGCGGCCCTGCACCTGCACCTGGTTGATGCGGGGCAGGCGGTACTCCACCGGATCTTCGACCGTGATGATCTTTTTGGCGGGATCGTTGAGTTCGTTCAAGGCACCGTATAGGGTGGTGGTCTTCCCGCTGCCCGTGGGGCCGGTAACCAGCACCAGGCCGTGGGGCCTGTGAATCAGGTTGCGAAACCGGGTCAGCATGGCATCCGACATTCCGATCTGGTCCAACTGGAGCAGTCCGCCGGTCTGATCGAGCAGGCGCATGACCACCGACTCGCCGTATTGCAGCGGCATGGTGGACAGCCGGATGTCGATGCTGCGCCCCCGAACGCGGATATTGAAACGGCCGTCCTGGGGCAGCCGGCGTTCGGAAATATCCAGGCCGCTCATCAGCTTCAGCCGGGACACCAAAGCCCCGCCGATGCGCTTTTCTTTCATGACCTGTTCGTGCAGCAGGCCGTCGACGCGTTGCCGGATGCGCAATACCGATTCGTCCGGTTCGATATGGATGTCTGAGGCGCCAATTTGCACGGCATCTTCGAACAGGGTGCGAATCAACCGCACCACCGGCGCGTCCTCGGTTTCGTTGTCGGCCAGCAGGGTATCGATATCGATGCCGCCCTCGGCCAACTCTTCGCTGAGTTCACCGGCGATATGGGTGATTTCGTCGGTTCGCCGGTAGATGCGGTCGACGATGTCCAGCAGTTCGTCTTCGCCGACCACGGCCGAATGGATGGGGCGCTGCAAAATGCGGCGCAATTCGTCGAAGGCGAAGATGTCGGTGGGATCGGCCATGCCGACCAGCAATCCGTCTTTTTTCTCGGCCAGCACCAGGGCCCTGAAACGGCGGATATAAATCTCCGGCAGCAGGCGGACGACCTCGTCCTGGATCTGATAGCGCTTCAGGTCGATGTAGGGAACCTGCAACTGCTGGGCGAGAAACTGGAGAAAGCCGGCCTTGCTCAGGTAGCCCAGTTCCACCAGCGTATGTCCCAGCTTGCTGCCGGACCGTTTCTGCTCGGCAAGCGCCGTGCGCAGTTGTTCCTCGGTGATGATGCGGTGCTGCACCAGCAGTTCGCCGATGCGGATTTTCTTGCGTACGGTCATGATCGATCCTCGTCGGGATTCCGGCTGGCCAACGGTTGCCCGGGCTCACCGTCGCCCGATGCCGCCAGACGCCGGCGGACAAACGTTTGCAGGTTGTCGGACAATCCGTCATGGCGCAAGGCCTGGTCATAGGCCTGCCTGGCCCGGTCGAAGGCGGCGTCGCCTTCGAGGGCGATGCCAAGGCCCATCCACCAGACGGCGTTATCGGGCTGGATTTCCAGCAGGGCGCGATAGGTTTCGGCCGCCTCCCGATAGCGACCCTGACGCAGGCTCACCGTTGCCGCCATGGCGTGCAGGTCCGGTGACTCGGCGACGGGGGGCAGGGGCGCGCGCGTCAACTCCTCCCGGGCTCGGGACAGATCGCCCTGGTCGATCAACAGGCGAACAAACCGGACGCGGTAGGACAGATGATCGGGCGCCTGGGTTGCCCCTTGTGCCAGCAGGTCCGCTGCCTGCCGGGGACGATTCAGCTGGCTCAGCAGGCGCAGCAACGCATCCCGTGCGCCGACGTGGCTTGGATGTAAAATCAGGGCCGCCCGCAAGGCTCGTTCGGCCTTGCCGGGGTGTCCCTTCTGGAAGGCGGCCTTCGCTTCCCGGTACAGATCCTCGGCGCGCTGGCGGTCCGTGATTCGAACCGCCTGGCGGCTGAATGTCTTGTTGCTCTTGGCAGCGGGTTCGGGTGCCGGAGCAGGCACCTGCCCGGTATCCGACAGGACAATAGGATCGGGCTCGGGCGCCCCGGCCGGTGTTGAACTCGCGGGGACGGCGGCCGAAACGGCGGCTGCCGGTTCGGGCCGGACCGAAAAAAGCAATGCCCGGCCCTCTCCACCGGGATCATCCCTGAGTTCCAGTTCGTCGTAACAGAAAGGCCGGTCAAAGGAGAAAACCAGTTGAACGCGGCCGCCGAAGGATTCCCGGGTCAATTTTTCGAGCAGGGTCGGGGTATCGTCATCCGCCAATGAAGGGAGCGTTGTCTCTGCCGGCAGTTCAAGGACCAGACGCCTGCCCCGGTCCTGCCGAAACAACCGGTATCCCGGCAACCGGGAAAACGCGGCCGCCACGCGCAGTTGGTCGCCAACCTGGACAAGATAGAGTTCTTTCAGCGTCGGGGGCGGCGGCTCGTTCACCTGTTCGGGGATCCGATGCCGGACGATGGGAACGGGTTCGGGCGCCAATAAAGAGACCTGTGGAACCGCAGCGGCGGCCTCGGGAACGGCGGCGGTGCAGATGGCCATGGCTCGCCGGCCCATGTGTTCCGCAGCCGGCCAGGGACCGGCCTGCTTCCAGTGGACAAGGCCGGTGCCGGCCGCCAGAACCAAAAACAGGGTCAGCCGGACGAGGCCATGGCGTTTGCCGGGGCCGGCCGCGGGGGTGGACGCTTTCCCGGGCCGGCGATCATCCGGATCGTTCGGTGTCCGGTCGGTGCGACGCTTGTCCGTATTTCTCGACATGGTTAACCGATCTACAAGTTCCTGTTCAGGCCGGTCGTCATTGCGCGGGCCGGGCGAATTTGCCCCCGCGCCATTCGGTGTCCAAATCGGCTCCCAAATGCCCGAATCGTTGTCGGGAGGCGCTCAATTCCTGTTCCCAGGTGCCCGTTTCAACGACCAGCGGGCGCAGCAGAATGACCAGTTCGCTTTTGCGGGCGATGCTCTGGGTTTGGCGGAAAAGGCTGCCGATTGCCGGCAGGCGGCCCAAAAACGGCAAGCCGACGTCGCGCTTCTGCTGCTGGGCTTTCATCAATCCACCGATGACCACCACCTGTCCGCTGAGGGCCGAAACGATGCTGTCCGATTCCCGCACCGTGCTGTAGGCCAGGGGCAGGCTCTGGGTCTGCCCGGCCACGGTGATGTCCTTGGTCTGGTCGGTGACCTCGCTGACCGTGGGATGGATGTGCAGCGTCACCCGGCCCTGGGCGTTGATCTGGGGCGTCACGTCCAGGGCGATACCGGAAAAGAACGGCGTCAGGGTGATGTCCGGCGAGGTGGTCGTGGAGGTGCCGGTAACCGTGTCACTGGAGACGTCGGTGACGAAAAATTCGTCGGAGCCGACCTTGATCACCGCTTTCTGGTTGTTCACCGTGGCGATGCGGGGGCTGGACAGCACCTGCACGTCGCCCTGGGTTTCAAGCAGTTCGATAAAGCCTTGAAAGTCGGTAAAATTCATGGTGGCGCTGAAAACACCGCCGAAAGCGCCGGATGCGAGGTTCGAGAAGATGGCGTCCCCGTCGCTGCCGACGATGTTGGCCATGCCGTTGTCGGCGAAGATATCGCCCCGGGATTGGGTCAGGGTGACGTCGTCGATCATGGCCGTCCAGTTGATGCCGGCCTGGTAGCCGTCCCCCAGTACGACTTCGAGAATCTTGGCCTCCAGAATCACCTGCCGTGTGAGGTTGCCCTGGATGGCGGCCAGATAGCGTTCGACTTCCAGCAATTCATCCGGCAGGGCGCGCACCACCACCACGCCGGCCTGGGGCTGAACAACGACCCGGCGCCCTTCCTCCTGGCCGATCATGGTGCGCAGGGCGGCGCTCAACTCGGTCCAGAAATCGGCCTTGGACTCGGTGTCGATGCGGCTTCCCGAAACCATGGTGTCGTTGGCCTGTCTGTTTCTATCCGACTGGGACGAATCGGAATCCTCGTTGTTGCTGCTTTCGCTGACCTGCCCCGAACTGACCCGGGTTTGGGACAGGCCCTTGCGCACGAGATTGAGGTAATTGACGTAAAACACCCGGTTTTGCATGATGCCCGGCATGACCTGGAAGCCGGTGCGGGCGCGCCGGGAGTAGAATCCGTAAACATCGCGCATGATGTCCATGACTTCGGGAATGGTGACCGACTTGAGATCGAGGGAAACGGTGCCGGCCACCGACGGGTGGACCACCATATTATAGGGCGTCCCTTCCACCAGCCCCATGAAAAACTCCCGGGCGGGCACGTTCTGTACGGCAACGTCGAAACGAGGTTCCGCAGCCCCTTCGTAAATCCCTTCCATTCGGGACTCGGGAGGCATCAGGGCCGCCGCCACTTCCTCCGGAAGCGGTTCAGCCGCCGGTCCCAGTGCGTCCAACTCCTTTTCGAAGCTGGTCAGAGGGCCGTCCCCCCGCGGTATCGGTGCGCAGCCGGCAGCCAGAAGCATCGCCGCGGCCAATCCGGCCAGCATCCCGAGAAACGGGTTCCCGATCCATCGCTTTTGCGCGTTTTTTCGTTTCATGGCGCTTCTCTCACCGTCCGTTTAACTGCCGCTTGGTGCAGTTTTAATTGCATTTGCCTTCCCTCGCGGACCAGCAGGGCGCTGCCGGCCTCCACCGCCAGAAGGACGGCACCGTCAATTTTCTGGCCGATCTGCACGGCCTGGTCGTTGATGACGGCCACCCGGCGCTCGGGTCCGACGATGGTGGCGGTCAGGTTCCATTTCACCGGCTGTTGCGCGTCCGGAACCGTTTTTCCCGAAACCGTATTCGGCGGCCGGGTCGGATCACGCAGCGGTTCCCCGCCGAAGACGGGGCTGTCGCTCATCCATCCAAAAACCAGCAGCATCGCGCCGGCGGCGATCCGCCCTGATAAACGATCAAACACCGATCCACCCCTTTCTGAGGCTGAGGGTATGCACCGTAAGGGATATTTCGGCCCGGGGATAGTCGCTCACGACAATATCCAGGTCGTCCCAGAACAGCTTGCGGGGCAGCTTTTCCAGCGACCGCAGGTATTCCAGCACTTGCAGGTAGGTGCCGGAAAAGACGATGCGCATGGGATGGCGGTACAGATGGACCTGCTTTTCGCCATCGGCCCCGGTTTTGTTTTCGGCGGCGGGGAACAGGTCTTCAGCCGGTAAATTCTCGAGCCGCACCAGCTTCATCCCTTCCTGCCGGACCAGCAGACTGCGCAACACCTGGGCCATGTCCCGGGGGGATATCAGGTCGATGGTCAAGTCTTTCAGCCGGCCGTCCAACCGTTCCAACTCGGTTCGCAATTGCGCCTGCCGGGCGCGTTGCTCCCGATCGGGGTCCGCTTTGCTTCTGGCCTTAATGGCTTCAGCCTGGCCCTGCAGGGCGGTTACCGTGGTATTCAATTCGGTGATTTGCGTCTCGATTCCGGCCCGCCGGCTCATCCGGGGCGAAAAATAGAGGGCGTAGCTGCAAAAAAGCACGACGGCCAGGACAGCTGCGAAAAGCATGATTCTTTCCCGTGGACTGCGGGTATCGAGCCACTGGGTCAGCAGCCGGGTTCTCTTCCCAAGGGCCTTCATGACGCTTCCCCTTGAGTGGTCTGCAACAGAAAATCGATGATCGTTTCGGCTTTTTCGTCAGGCCGGTTCAGTTGGAAATGCTCGAACTCGCGGCCGGAAAAGACCTTCTGCGCGGTCAACCCTTGCAGATAAAGAGGAATATCGGCTGCGCGGGTCGTGCTGCCTTCCAGCAGCAACCGCTCGCCGCCGGTACCCAGGTGGATGCGGCGCAGCCAGACCGTGGAAAGATCCTGTCTGGCCAGCCCGGCAAGATGTTCGGAAAGACCGAGGCTGTTGCCCAATCGACTGCCGGTCAGCAGCTGCAACAGCGTCAGTTTGGCCTGTCGAACGTCGGCCATTTCTTCCACCTCGCGGACCAGGTCGGGGTCGGGCGACGGAGGGGGGTATCGGTCCTTGTAGTCATCAATCTGCCGGATGGCTGCGTTTTGGCGCTCCTCCAGGCGGCCAAGCTCGGACGAAAGACCGGACAGCCGCAAATGGCACAGAACGCCGGCGGCCGCGACCAGAAAGAGAATCGCCGCCAGGGACCAGGCCATTTGGATCGCGGAAAAGGGCACGCGTTTTTCGAACAGTTCGGGCTGGTACAGGTTGATTTGCTGCGTCATGGGCCGACCTCTTCCGTGCGCAAAGCGGCGCCGATGGCCAGCAGACAGCGCCCGGCCTGGGGAGGCAGCGAATCGGAGCATTCCACGATTTGTTGCAGATCGAGCATCGTGACTTCGATGCCCAGGGCCGTGTGCAATCCAGTCAGCAGAGCGTCCGTATCGAATTGCTGGGGGGCGACGATGAGGGAGCCCACGGGCATCTGGGCGAAGGTTCTCTCGTAAAAATCGAACGAGCGTTGAATTTCCAGCGCGATGGCGTTGACGGTAGACTCCAGGTGGCCGGCCTCGTCCGTCAGGCTGCGGGTGCCGAAGGGCAGGTTGCGGGCCAGACACAACTCCTGGCCGCTGGAAATAACGATCAGTCCGGTATCGGCTGAAAAATAGAGAAATCCCACGCTGCGCCCGGTATCGGGAACATGGTTGAGAAGCGTGGACAAGACCAGCTCGGGAATGTCGATGGCCCGGATCTTCAACCGAGCCTCCCGCATCCAGCCGATCCGCTCCGTTACCTCATTCCGGTGGGCGGCTACAACATAAGCGCTTTTGGCCTGTTGCCGCTGATTGCCGCGGGGGATGTGGAAAACGTCCACAACCGCTTCCTCCGGGGGATACTCGATCAGATCGCCGATCTGCCAGCGAATCGCTTCCCGAAGTTCATTGGCGGGCACGTCGGGGGGAGCGACCTGGAGAAGTTGATAACAGCCCATTTCCAGAACACAGACCGCCGGACAGGAATCCACGCCCCGGTTTCGGCAGCCTTCGCTGAGAAGCTGCCGGCTGTCGGCGGCCTCGCCGGCGAGAAAATCGCAAAAAGCCAAACGCGGTTTCGATCCCGATTGCGGAACCACGTGAGCCAGTGCCAGCCCATCTTCGGACCGGGAAAATCCGATAAGACCACCACTGTTGCTCCTCATTTTTCCAAATAGGCGTTTAATCATGGGCAAATCCGGAACGGTTAACGGAGCCTTCGCCTGCGGCGATACCCGGAATTGGATATGCCGGTAACTTGTACACGCACAAGCCGAGACGGCCTTTCGCACGCACCCCACCCAACTCAAGGCCTGACAACCAAGATCATCGGCTTTTTGCGTCTCACCTTTAGCGATGCATTTCAGCAAGTACCATGCCTATGGACGGAATATCGTTTTAACCTATTGAAATTAAATTATAAATAGATATGAGAGAACGTGCAAAAAACGCGTCCGTGTCATCGTTTTGACGTTGGCGAGAAGGTGGGTTGCGGGTAGATTGACGGCAGCTTTCGCCGGTGGATGGCGGTGCCCATCCAGAGGTGGGATGGGGGCTTACGGAGCGCAGCCCTTCATGATATCCGGCCGTTTCCAGCTTTCATCGGCCTTTGCGTAATACTCTTTCATCCGTTTTTCGATATCCAGGCGCAGGGTTTCGAAGGCTTCTGGGTCCAGGCGCCGAGGGACGGAAATGGGAGGGGCGAAACGGACGACAACCCTGGAGAATGGCTTGGGCACCATGAAGCGGTCCCAGCTGTTGAACCTCCAGTACCTTTGCGCGGAGACGATGACCGGTACGATGGGGGTGCCGGCGAACTGGGCAATGACGAGCAGGCCGGGCTTGACGACGCCGAAAGGCCCCTGGGGGCCGTCGACGATATGACCGATGCGAAATCCCTGGCGGGTCAGAATCCGGATTTCCTTCAGCGCCCGGGAACCGCCCCGGGTAGACGAACCGCGCACCGACCGCCACCCCAGCATGTCCACCACCCGGGCGATCATTTCGCCGTCGCGGCTCTGGCTGATCATGATGGCGATTGGTTTACGGGTGGCAAATAGGGTGATGCCCGGAAAAAAACGCTGGTGCCAGGAGGCGTAGACCACGCTGCCGTAGTCATCCAGCGTTCCCTGCTCGTTTACCTCGTCCACCATCCGGTACCGGTAGGTTCGGGAGAGCAGTCTGACCAGCAGCAACCCGGCCCGGGGAAACAGGTGCCGGTAGCAAACGTTCCTGGCGATGTTTTTGATTCTCATTGGCCGATGCATTCCGGAAAATAATGAAAACAAATTATTTAGTGCTCATCCAGAAATAGGCAAATTTGGTCGAGATCAAGGCGCACGAAAAATTTTACCAGAGATGCCCGAAGGAAATGCCCTTGGGGTACATATGGTTGATATTTCGAGGATAAAATTTTTCGCGCAACAAAGATATCGGCCAAGGTTAAAATTGGCTTGGCCATTTCTGGATGAGCACTATTTATACTGCATCGCACCGCCAGGGGTCAACCGCGGGCCAAAATGGTTTTTACGCAGCCATCAGCGCCGAACAAGCGCGTCCAGCGACAACAGCCCGACCAGCCGATCCTCCGTTTTATAAACCGCATCGAAACACCTTCCGGGAACCTTGCCGATATTGGCCGGCGGCGCTTCCGTTCTGTCCGGTTCGATTTTGACCACATTGGCGATTTGATCGACCATCAGGCCAATGGACTCGTCGCCGTCATTTACGATGATGGTCCGCATTTTATCGCCGGCATCGATGGGTTTCAGC
This window of the uncultured Desulfosarcina sp. genome carries:
- a CDS encoding ATPase, T2SS/T4P/T4SS family, whose product is MTVRKKIRIGELLVQHRIITEEQLRTALAEQKRSGSKLGHTLVELGYLSKAGFLQFLAQQLQVPYIDLKRYQIQDEVVRLLPEIYIRRFRALVLAEKKDGLLVGMADPTDIFAFDELRRILQRPIHSAVVGEDELLDIVDRIYRRTDEITHIAGELSEELAEGGIDIDTLLADNETEDAPVVRLIRTLFEDAVQIGASDIHIEPDESVLRIRQRVDGLLHEQVMKEKRIGGALVSRLKLMSGLDISERRLPQDGRFNIRVRGRSIDIRLSTMPLQYGESVVMRLLDQTGGLLQLDQIGMSDAMLTRFRNLIHRPHGLVLVTGPTGSGKTTTLYGALNELNDPAKKIITVEDPVEYRLPRINQVQVQGRIDLTFARVLRSALRQDPDIVMIGEMRDQETAEIGLRAAMTGHLVLSTLHTNDAVSTALRLIDMGAEGFVVGSSLLGILAQRLVRRICERCEEKAPLDLRQRNWVEAMVGPEAREFSFKRGAGCPRCHNTGYYGRIGVFELLRIDTPLADALRHGDSADFVRDARGQKGFKPLAMAAFEYACQGLTSMEEVMRLAGQIDEPEKSTDMTIADAEEKVHAAV
- a CDS encoding type II secretion system F family protein; amino-acid sequence: MPRFRYHARSAAGAMVEGAMEAASAAAVATQLTAGGSVPLRIAEEANVSADASARKWQLGGQRVNIDDLILFCRQMYSLAKAGVPLLRALRGLEDSASKPVMVDTLAAIQEDLEAGRDLTGALQRHPDVFPPLVINMIRVGESSGRLDRSFDEVASYLAREKQTADQIKSALRYPSFVLVAIAVAITIITLFVIPAFEKLFTAQGAQLPLPTRIILGVSNFAVSWWWAILIALVAGFFAWRAWVATESGRLIWDRFKLRIPVVGGIIHRATLVRFARGFAMAFGAGVPLIQALGLTARAVGNQFVATRLDKLRRGVERGDTLTRSAAASEMFTPLVLQMLSVGEETGSVDTMLLEVGDFYAREIDYDISRLSSAIEPILIVVIGAMVLVLALGVFLPMWNMATVMRGG
- the mshL gene encoding pilus (MSHA type) biogenesis protein MshL; protein product: MKRKNAQKRWIGNPFLGMLAGLAAAMLLAAGCAPIPRGDGPLTSFEKELDALGPAAEPLPEEVAAALMPPESRMEGIYEGAAEPRFDVAVQNVPAREFFMGLVEGTPYNMVVHPSVAGTVSLDLKSVTIPEVMDIMRDVYGFYSRRARTGFQVMPGIMQNRVFYVNYLNLVRKGLSQTRVSSGQVSESSNNEDSDSSQSDRNRQANDTMVSGSRIDTESKADFWTELSAALRTMIGQEEGRRVVVQPQAGVVVVRALPDELLEVERYLAAIQGNLTRQVILEAKILEVVLGDGYQAGINWTAMIDDVTLTQSRGDIFADNGMANIVGSDGDAIFSNLASGAFGGVFSATMNFTDFQGFIELLETQGDVQVLSSPRIATVNNQKAVIKVGSDEFFVTDVSSDTVTGTSTTTSPDITLTPFFSGIALDVTPQINAQGRVTLHIHPTVSEVTDQTKDITVAGQTQSLPLAYSTVRESDSIVSALSGQVVVIGGLMKAQQQKRDVGLPFLGRLPAIGSLFRQTQSIARKSELVILLRPLVVETGTWEQELSASRQRFGHLGADLDTEWRGGKFARPAQ
- the gspM gene encoding type II secretion system protein GspM, coding for MKALGKRTRLLTQWLDTRSPRERIMLFAAVLAVVLFCSYALYFSPRMSRRAGIETQITELNTTVTALQGQAEAIKARSKADPDREQRARQAQLRTELERLDGRLKDLTIDLISPRDMAQVLRSLLVRQEGMKLVRLENLPAEDLFPAAENKTGADGEKQVHLYRHPMRIVFSGTYLQVLEYLRSLEKLPRKLFWDDLDIVVSDYPRAEISLTVHTLSLRKGWIGV
- a CDS encoding lysophospholipid acyltransferase family protein translates to MRIKNIARNVCYRHLFPRAGLLLVRLLSRTYRYRMVDEVNEQGTLDDYGSVVYASWHQRFFPGITLFATRKPIAIMISQSRDGEMIARVVDMLGWRSVRGSSTRGGSRALKEIRILTRQGFRIGHIVDGPQGPFGVVKPGLLVIAQFAGTPIVPVIVSAQRYWRFNSWDRFMVPKPFSRVVVRFAPPISVPRRLDPEAFETLRLDIEKRMKEYYAKADESWKRPDIMKGCAP
- a CDS encoding chemotaxis protein CheW, coding for MKSTMGVKHAMFSEYATFYLKDALCGIALDAIQEINKPSELTVVPQAPDYVMGIVNLRGKIVTVIDTGKRLGLKPIDAGDKMRTIIVNDGDESIGLMVDQIANVVKIEPDRTEAPPANIGKVPGRCFDAVYKTEDRLVGLLSLDALVRR
- a CDS encoding tetratricopeptide repeat protein, whose translation is MSRNTDKRRTDRTPNDPDDRRPGKASTPAAGPGKRHGLVRLTLFLVLAAGTGLVHWKQAGPWPAAEHMGRRAMAICTAAVPEAAAAVPQVSLLAPEPVPIVRHRIPEQVNEPPPPTLKELYLVQVGDQLRVAAAFSRLPGYRLFRQDRGRRLVLELPAETTLPSLADDDTPTLLEKLTRESFGGRVQLVFSFDRPFCYDELELRDDPGGEGRALLFSVRPEPAAAVSAAVPASSTPAGAPEPDPIVLSDTGQVPAPAPEPAAKSNKTFSRQAVRITDRQRAEDLYREAKAAFQKGHPGKAERALRAALILHPSHVGARDALLRLLSQLNRPRQAADLLAQGATQAPDHLSYRVRFVRLLIDQGDLSRAREELTRAPLPPVAESPDLHAMAATVSLRQGRYREAAETYRALLEIQPDNAVWWMGLGIALEGDAAFDRARQAYDQALRHDGLSDNLQTFVRRRLAASGDGEPGQPLASRNPDEDRS